From a region of the Coprococcus comes ATCC 27758 genome:
- a CDS encoding MATE family efflux transporter: protein MFHKFLKYISQSISGMIGVSVYILADTFFISYKCGADGLAALNLILPVFGLVFAIGSMIGIGSATRYNISTAKGSPSDYYFTQSIFWCLICSIPFMLTGIFIPHKALALLGADAGLIRLGRNYMRIVLLFTPFFMSNYTFTAFARNDHATSIAMIGSISGSFFNILFDYIFMFPLNLGFLGAALATALSPVVTMLVCSTHYLGKNNHVEFHWRKPSLRRIIGCCQLGVSAFFAEISSAVITIIFNMLILRIAGNIGIAAYGVVANISLVAMAILNGLAQGAQPLISQSYGKGEHDLVRKFLNWSLAAALLIELVIVVLIYGFTDTFISIFNSEHNLQLLAYAHTGLRLYFLGFLVAGINIVLVAYFSAIDRACPAVLGSVMRGIIAIAFCAILFSQILGLNGIWLSFLGSEIITFFVILIFRKS, encoded by the coding sequence ATGTTTCATAAATTTTTAAAATACATTTCCCAGAGTATTTCCGGAATGATCGGTGTCTCCGTCTACATTCTGGCAGATACCTTTTTTATCTCTTACAAATGCGGTGCAGATGGACTTGCTGCCCTGAATCTGATCCTGCCGGTGTTCGGTCTGGTCTTCGCAATCGGTTCGATGATCGGAATCGGCTCCGCCACACGATACAATATCAGCACAGCCAAAGGTTCACCTTCGGACTACTATTTTACCCAGTCCATCTTCTGGTGTCTCATATGCAGCATTCCTTTTATGCTCACCGGAATCTTCATTCCGCATAAAGCACTTGCACTTTTAGGGGCAGATGCCGGGCTCATCCGGCTTGGACGTAATTATATGCGTATCGTCCTGCTCTTTACCCCGTTTTTTATGTCAAACTATACCTTCACGGCATTTGCGAGGAATGACCATGCGACTTCTATCGCCATGATCGGTTCCATTTCCGGAAGCTTCTTTAATATTTTATTTGACTATATTTTCATGTTCCCTTTGAATCTTGGATTTCTGGGGGCTGCACTTGCAACCGCTCTTTCACCGGTTGTGACGATGCTGGTATGTTCGACACATTATCTTGGAAAGAATAACCATGTAGAGTTTCACTGGCGCAAGCCCTCTCTTCGCCGGATCATCGGATGCTGCCAGCTTGGTGTTTCTGCATTTTTTGCTGAAATTTCTTCCGCTGTCATTACGATTATATTTAACATGCTGATCCTGCGCATTGCGGGAAATATCGGGATCGCAGCCTACGGCGTAGTTGCAAATATTTCACTGGTCGCAATGGCAATCCTAAACGGACTTGCCCAGGGTGCACAGCCGCTGATCAGCCAGAGTTACGGAAAGGGTGAACATGATCTAGTCCGTAAATTTCTCAACTGGTCTCTTGCTGCAGCACTTCTGATCGAGCTTGTGATCGTTGTACTGATCTACGGATTTACGGATACCTTTATCAGTATCTTTAACAGCGAACATAATCTCCAGCTGCTTGCTTACGCCCATACTGGTCTTAGGCTTTATTTCCTGGGCTTTTTAGTCGCCGGTATCAATATTGTGCTGGTTGCCTATTTTTCCGCAATCGACAGAGCATGTCCTGCCGTCCTTGGTTCTGTTATGCGCGGCATTATCGCAATTGCTTTCTGTGCAATCCTGTTCTCACAGATTCTGGGGCTGAATGGAATCTGGCTTTCTTTCTTAGGATCGGAAATCATCACATTTTTTGTGATTCTGATTTTCCGGAAATCTTGA
- a CDS encoding flavin reductase — protein sequence MDKKALYNLSYGVFMLATRSGNVVNGCITNTCIQVANNPVRIAISVLNSNYTCDLIKESGIFTLSLLDKTCSFETIRHFGFQSGRDVDKFANITAPADENAVPYLGWQTCSVLSAKVVSRQDLGTHTLFIAEVTDAKLLSDNPPLTYADYQAHVKPKPEQKKEDKKIIGWRCKICNYVYEGSNLPEEFTCPLCGHGADDFEPIYENA from the coding sequence ATGGATAAAAAAGCACTTTACAATTTATCTTATGGAGTATTTATGCTTGCAACACGCTCTGGGAATGTAGTAAACGGATGTATTACCAACACCTGCATCCAGGTTGCGAATAATCCGGTACGGATCGCAATCTCTGTGCTGAATAGCAACTATACCTGTGATCTGATCAAAGAGAGCGGCATTTTTACGTTAAGCCTGCTTGACAAGACCTGCTCTTTTGAAACGATCCGGCATTTCGGTTTCCAGTCCGGCAGAGATGTTGATAAATTCGCAAATATCACTGCACCTGCAGATGAAAATGCAGTTCCTTACCTCGGATGGCAGACCTGTTCTGTTCTCAGCGCAAAAGTAGTTTCCAGACAGGATCTTGGAACACATACCCTTTTTATTGCTGAAGTAACCGATGCGAAACTTTTAAGTGACAATCCGCCTCTGACTTACGCAGATTATCAGGCACATGTAAAGCCAAAACCAGAACAGAAAAAAGAGGATAAGAAGATTATCGGATGGCGCTGTAAGATCTGCAATTATGTATACGAAGGAAGCAATCTTCCGGAAGAATTTACCTGCCCGCTCTGTGGACACGGCGCAGATGATTTCGAACCGATTTATGAAAATGCATAG
- a CDS encoding iron-containing alcohol dehydrogenase — protein MENFTFYAPTYFAFGKDTENDTGKYVKRFGGSRVLLHYGGGSVIRSGLLDRVKKSLDREGVSYVELGGVKPNPRSGLVYEGIDLCRKEKVDFVLAVGGGSTIDSAKAIAAGAVYDGDFWDYYEGKLVEEALPIGTVITISAAGSEGSPDSVITKEEGMFKRGATGEAFRPKFTIMNPALTQTLPAYQTACGITDIMAHLYERYLTNTEEVEVTDRMIEGLLLTMIHEGPRVIADPDNYQARANIMWAGMMAHNNSCGVGRTQDWTSHNIEHELSALYDCAHGAGLAVVMPAVFTYTLEHNVMRFAQAAVRVWGCQMDFADPKRTALEGIEALRNFLISIGMPKNFAELGAKEEDIEKLAHTCCYGDVNTGTVEGFATLDQKDVENIYKLMVF, from the coding sequence ATGGAAAATTTCACATTTTATGCACCGACTTATTTTGCTTTTGGTAAGGATACAGAAAATGATACCGGAAAGTATGTAAAACGTTTTGGCGGCAGTCGTGTACTACTCCATTATGGCGGAGGTTCTGTCATTCGTTCCGGACTTTTGGATCGTGTTAAGAAATCTCTGGACAGAGAAGGGGTTTCTTATGTAGAATTAGGCGGCGTAAAGCCAAATCCGAGAAGTGGTCTTGTATATGAAGGAATCGATCTGTGCCGGAAAGAAAAAGTAGATTTTGTACTGGCAGTCGGAGGCGGAAGTACAATTGATTCCGCAAAGGCAATTGCGGCAGGTGCAGTATACGATGGAGATTTTTGGGATTATTATGAAGGAAAGCTTGTCGAGGAAGCACTTCCGATCGGAACAGTTATTACGATTTCAGCTGCAGGAAGTGAAGGATCACCGGACTCTGTTATTACAAAAGAAGAAGGAATGTTCAAAAGAGGGGCAACCGGAGAAGCATTCCGTCCGAAATTCACGATCATGAACCCGGCACTTACGCAGACACTTCCGGCATATCAGACAGCTTGCGGAATTACAGATATTATGGCACATCTGTATGAGCGTTATCTGACCAATACCGAAGAAGTAGAAGTGACAGACCGTATGATCGAAGGGCTTCTTCTGACGATGATCCATGAAGGACCGAGAGTCATTGCAGACCCGGATAATTATCAGGCAAGAGCAAACATCATGTGGGCAGGTATGATGGCACACAATAATTCCTGCGGAGTAGGACGTACACAGGACTGGACAAGCCATAACATCGAGCACGAATTATCTGCATTGTATGACTGCGCGCACGGTGCAGGGCTTGCGGTTGTTATGCCGGCTGTATTTACTTATACACTGGAACACAATGTGATGCGTTTTGCACAGGCTGCAGTCCGTGTCTGGGGCTGTCAGATGGATTTTGCAGATCCAAAGAGAACGGCACTGGAAGGAATTGAGGCACTTCGAAACTTTTTAATTTCGATTGGGATGCCAAAGAATTTTGCAGAGCTTGGAGCCAAAGAAGAAGATATTGAAAAGCTGGCACATACCTGCTGTTATGGAGATGTAAATACTGGTACAGTGGAAGGATTTGCAACTCTTGATCAGAAAGATGTGGAAAATATTTATAAACTGATGGTATTTTAG
- a CDS encoding LysR family transcriptional regulator — MELRQLQTFTQIAQMQSFSRTAEMLGYSQSAVTVQIRQLENELGKRLFDRTGKKVVLTPQGEEFLEHANRILYDVHQAKASMNDTDELKNPLHIGTIESLCTVKFPKIIRKFREQYPRVSIRITVDSPEKLIQMMEHNELDLIYILDTPRWDSNWIKVMEKAEPVMFVTSVSHRLAKERNLLLDDLLKESFYLTERNANYRQALDGQLALRRKELSPMLEISDTAFIKKMLMRGGGVSFLPRFAVEDDIEKKKLTLLDVKDIEITMYRQIFYHKNKFKTKEMEKFAEFALEDN; from the coding sequence ATGGAATTACGTCAATTACAGACTTTTACACAGATCGCGCAGATGCAGAGCTTTTCCAGAACGGCAGAGATGCTGGGGTATTCGCAGTCGGCAGTGACGGTTCAGATCCGCCAGCTGGAAAACGAACTTGGGAAAAGGCTGTTCGACAGGACAGGAAAGAAAGTGGTGCTTACCCCGCAGGGGGAAGAATTTCTGGAGCATGCCAACCGGATCCTTTATGATGTTCATCAGGCGAAAGCATCCATGAATGATACGGATGAATTGAAAAATCCACTTCACATTGGGACGATCGAGTCTCTGTGTACGGTGAAATTTCCAAAGATCATAAGGAAATTCAGGGAACAGTATCCCAGGGTTTCTATCCGGATTACGGTAGATTCTCCGGAAAAGCTGATCCAGATGATGGAACATAATGAACTGGATCTGATCTATATTCTGGATACACCAAGATGGGACAGCAACTGGATCAAGGTGATGGAGAAGGCAGAACCGGTTATGTTTGTGACATCAGTCAGTCACCGGCTGGCAAAAGAAAGAAATTTATTGCTTGATGATCTGCTGAAAGAGTCTTTTTATCTTACAGAGCGCAATGCCAATTACAGGCAGGCACTTGATGGTCAGCTGGCGTTAAGAAGAAAAGAGCTTTCTCCGATGCTGGAGATCAGTGATACTGCATTTATCAAAAAAATGCTGATGCGTGGGGGAGGCGTTTCATTCCTGCCACGTTTTGCAGTAGAAGATGATATTGAGAAAAAGAAACTCACACTTTTGGATGTGAAAGATATAGAAATTACGATGTATCGTCAGATTTTCTATCATAAAAATAAGTTCAAGACAAAAGAGATGGAGAAATTTGCAGAGTTTGCACTGGAGGACAACTAA
- the sdaAB gene encoding L-serine ammonia-lyase, iron-sulfur-dependent subunit beta, with the protein MSFISVFDVMGPNMIGPSSSHTAGAARIALLARKLLTGSLKKVEFTLYGSFAKTYHGHGTDRALLGGIMGFATDDVRIRDSFQIATDNGIEYSFIPNNVETDVHPNTVDILMVNEEGQEMTIRGESLGGGKARLCRINGVEVDFTGEYSSIVVVQKDAPGVVAYITKCLSELGINIAFMRLFRESKGNTAYTIVESDDLVPEDIADTIRRNKNVYNVMVVQM; encoded by the coding sequence ATGTCCTTTATCAGTGTTTTTGATGTCATGGGACCGAATATGATCGGACCATCAAGCTCCCATACTGCAGGAGCCGCCAGAATTGCTCTGCTTGCAAGAAAGCTTCTCACCGGTTCTCTTAAAAAAGTAGAATTTACCCTTTATGGATCTTTTGCCAAAACCTATCATGGTCATGGTACGGACCGTGCTCTTCTCGGCGGTATTATGGGATTTGCCACCGATGACGTGCGCATCCGCGATTCCTTCCAGATCGCGACAGACAACGGAATCGAATATTCTTTCATTCCGAACAACGTAGAAACCGACGTACACCCGAATACCGTTGATATCCTGATGGTAAATGAAGAAGGGCAGGAGATGACGATCCGCGGAGAATCTCTCGGTGGCGGAAAAGCCCGCCTGTGCCGGATCAATGGTGTGGAGGTTGATTTTACCGGAGAATACAGCTCGATCGTCGTCGTCCAGAAAGATGCACCGGGCGTTGTTGCTTACATTACCAAATGCCTCAGTGAACTTGGAATCAATATCGCATTCATGCGTCTGTTCCGCGAATCCAAAGGAAATACCGCTTATACCATCGTAGAATCCGATGATCTGGTACCGGAAGATATCGCAGATACAATCAGAAGAAACAAAAATGTATACAACGTTATGGTTGTTCAGATGTAA
- the sdaAA gene encoding L-serine ammonia-lyase, iron-sulfur-dependent, subunit alpha codes for MDFRNAKELLKVCQEQGLSISAVMLQRELTEGEQDPEETDRKMDRVLEIMKSAASTPIHTPVKSMGGLIGGEAKKISDHKDTGKGLCGDLLERAVIYAMATLETNASMGVIVASPTAGSAGIVPGLLLALQETYDLSDEQIKQGLYNASAIGYLAMRNATVAGAVGGCQAEVGIASAMAASATVELMGGSPEQSLAAASTVLMNMLGLVCDPVGGLVEYPCQNRNAAGVANATIAAEIALSGVRQLIPFDEMLEAVYTVGKRLPAELRETALGGCATTPSACAACHMCD; via the coding sequence ATGGATTTTAGAAATGCAAAAGAATTATTAAAAGTCTGTCAGGAACAAGGCCTTTCAATTTCTGCTGTGATGCTTCAGAGAGAGCTCACAGAGGGAGAACAGGATCCGGAAGAGACAGACCGCAAAATGGATCGTGTTCTTGAGATCATGAAATCAGCCGCTTCTACTCCGATCCATACCCCGGTCAAATCCATGGGTGGACTGATCGGTGGCGAAGCAAAAAAGATCTCAGATCACAAAGATACCGGAAAAGGTCTTTGCGGAGATCTTCTGGAAAGAGCTGTCATTTACGCGATGGCAACTCTGGAAACCAATGCTTCCATGGGTGTGATCGTAGCTTCCCCGACTGCCGGATCTGCCGGTATCGTTCCGGGACTTCTGCTTGCCCTCCAGGAAACCTATGATCTTTCCGATGAACAGATCAAGCAGGGACTTTATAATGCCAGCGCGATCGGTTATCTTGCTATGCGCAATGCAACTGTCGCCGGAGCAGTCGGTGGATGTCAGGCAGAAGTCGGAATCGCATCTGCAATGGCGGCATCTGCAACCGTTGAACTGATGGGCGGATCCCCGGAACAATCCCTTGCCGCAGCATCCACTGTTCTTATGAATATGCTCGGTCTGGTCTGCGATCCGGTCGGCGGGCTGGTCGAATATCCTTGCCAGAACCGTAATGCTGCCGGTGTGGCAAATGCAACGATCGCTGCAGAAATCGCCCTTTCCGGAGTACGACAGCTGATTCCATTCGATGAAATGCTGGAAGCGGTGTACACTGTAGGAAAGCGTCTTCCGGCAGAGCTTCGGGAGACAGCTCTCGGCGGATGCGCAACGACACCGTCTGCATGCGCAGCCTGCCATATGTGTGATTAA
- a CDS encoding ABC transporter ATP-binding protein, whose product MHTLKKFVKYYAPYRTVFFLDLICAAIISLVDLAFPQILRSLTKTLFTEDPSQILGALLPIGLALLVMYIIQTFCKYYVSYQGHMMGAHMERDMRQKLFDHYERLSFSYYDQNNSGQMMSKLVSDLFDISEFAHHGPENLFISVIKIVGSFTFLFLINWRLAIPLLVMVVFMLIFSYKQNRQMQETFMDNRRKIGDVNSSLQDTLAGIRVVQSFANEKIEREKFEKSNEGFLVSKDANYHCMGSFMSGNLFFQGMMYLITLVFGGWLIAHGKMEAADLAMYALYIGIFISPIQILVELTEMMQKGLSGFRRFLDVVETEPEIVNAPDAEPLENVKGEVEYKNVSFHYSDDDTPVLDRVSFKIPAGRSIALVGPSGSGKTTICSLLPRFYDVTGGVITIDGQDVRKLTLESLRSQIGLVQQDVYLFCGSIRENIAYGKPGASMEEIIDAAKKANIHEFIMSLPDGYDSFVGERGTRLSGGQKQRISIARVFLKNPPILILDEATSALDNESERWIQQSLEELAKNRTTITIAHRLSTIRNADEILVVANNGIAERGNHDELLEQGGIYAHYYEMS is encoded by the coding sequence ATGCATACACTGAAAAAATTTGTAAAATATTATGCGCCGTACAGGACAGTATTCTTTCTGGATCTGATCTGTGCGGCGATCATCAGTCTGGTGGATCTTGCATTTCCACAGATTTTAAGATCACTGACAAAGACTTTATTTACAGAGGATCCGTCACAGATCCTTGGAGCACTTCTGCCGATCGGACTGGCTTTGCTTGTGATGTATATCATACAGACATTTTGTAAATATTATGTCAGTTATCAGGGCCATATGATGGGGGCACATATGGAACGGGATATGCGCCAGAAGTTATTTGATCATTATGAGAGACTTTCTTTTTCTTATTATGACCAGAATAATTCCGGACAGATGATGAGCAAGCTGGTGTCGGATCTGTTTGATATTTCCGAGTTTGCGCACCATGGACCGGAGAATTTATTTATATCCGTAATTAAAATCGTTGGTTCGTTTACATTTTTGTTTCTTATTAACTGGAGACTGGCGATTCCGCTGCTTGTGATGGTTGTATTTATGCTGATCTTTTCTTATAAGCAGAACCGTCAGATGCAGGAGACTTTTATGGACAACCGGAGAAAGATCGGGGATGTCAATTCCAGTCTGCAGGATACACTTGCGGGAATCCGTGTGGTGCAGTCTTTTGCAAATGAAAAGATTGAACGGGAGAAATTCGAGAAAAGCAATGAAGGATTTCTGGTATCCAAGGATGCAAACTATCATTGTATGGGAAGCTTTATGAGTGGCAATCTTTTCTTCCAGGGAATGATGTATCTGATCACATTAGTGTTCGGCGGATGGCTGATTGCACATGGGAAAATGGAAGCTGCCGATCTTGCCATGTATGCGCTTTACATCGGAATTTTTATCAGCCCGATCCAGATTCTTGTGGAACTTACCGAGATGATGCAGAAAGGTCTTTCCGGTTTCCGGCGCTTTCTGGATGTTGTGGAGACGGAGCCGGAGATTGTAAATGCACCGGATGCGGAGCCACTTGAAAATGTAAAGGGTGAAGTGGAATATAAAAATGTTTCTTTCCATTACAGCGATGATGATACGCCGGTACTGGATCGGGTATCTTTTAAGATCCCGGCTGGCAGATCCATTGCCCTTGTGGGACCGTCGGGAAGTGGAAAGACGACGATCTGTTCCCTGCTTCCAAGATTTTATGATGTGACCGGAGGTGTGATCACGATCGACGGGCAGGATGTAAGAAAGCTGACACTGGAAAGTCTGAGAAGCCAGATCGGACTGGTACAGCAGGATGTCTATCTGTTCTGTGGATCGATCAGGGAAAATATTGCTTATGGAAAACCGGGGGCATCGATGGAAGAAATTATCGATGCGGCGAAGAAGGCAAATATCCATGAATTTATCATGTCCCTGCCGGATGGATATGACAGCTTTGTAGGAGAACGAGGAACCCGTCTGTCGGGTGGACAGAAGCAGAGAATTTCGATTGCAAGAGTATTTCTTAAGAACCCGCCGATATTGATTTTGGACGAGGCGACCAGTGCGCTTGACAATGAGAGTGAGCGCTGGATCCAGCAGAGCCTGGAAGAGCTTGCGAAGAACCGGACCACGATCACGATCGCACACCGGCTTTCTACGATCCGCAATGCGGATGAGATTCTTGTGGTTGCAAATAATGGAATCGCTGAACGGGGAAATCATGATGAATTGCTTGAGCAGGGTGGAATTTATGCACATTATTATGAGATGTCATAA